In a single window of the Niabella ginsenosidivorans genome:
- a CDS encoding ribonuclease Z, translating to MLGVIILGNNSAVPAFDRHPTSQLLTMPNRKFLIDCGEGTQIQLIRYKIRRSRISHIFISHLHGDHYFGLAGLLNSFSLLGRQQELHVSGPAGLQEILEMQFRAAHTEMAYPLYFHTIRQAGYLMTVDDVEISCFKTDHRIECYGFVFREKKNPRSIDPEAVKKHNIQYSWFETLQQGKDYKAPDGSIIRNELLTFEAPKGKTYAFCADTKYDESFIPDIKDADMIYHETTYLENFRDQAVKRFHSTSKQAALIAQKAHVKKLLIGHFSSRYDELDDFQKEAREIFPNTDLALEGVCYRMP from the coding sequence ATGTTGGGCGTAATCATACTGGGGAACAATTCTGCCGTACCAGCGTTTGACCGGCATCCGACCAGCCAGTTGCTGACCATGCCAAACCGGAAATTTCTGATCGATTGCGGGGAAGGTACCCAGATACAGCTGATCCGGTACAAGATCCGCCGCAGCCGTATTTCGCATATCTTTATCTCCCACCTTCATGGCGACCATTATTTTGGACTGGCTGGGTTGCTCAATTCTTTTTCCCTGCTGGGCCGGCAACAGGAACTGCATGTAAGCGGCCCCGCAGGATTGCAGGAGATCCTGGAAATGCAGTTCAGGGCAGCTCATACAGAAATGGCTTATCCTCTCTATTTTCATACTATCCGGCAGGCAGGATACCTGATGACCGTTGACGATGTGGAGATCAGTTGTTTTAAAACCGATCACCGCATAGAATGTTATGGTTTTGTATTCCGCGAAAAGAAAAACCCCAGAAGCATTGACCCCGAAGCCGTAAAAAAGCACAATATCCAATACAGCTGGTTTGAAACCCTGCAACAGGGCAAGGATTATAAAGCACCGGACGGAAGTATTATAAGAAATGAGTTGCTCACTTTTGAAGCGCCCAAAGGAAAAACCTACGCATTTTGTGCAGATACCAAATATGATGAGTCTTTTATACCAGACATCAAAGATGCGGATATGATCTATCATGAAACCACTTACCTTGAGAATTTTAGGGACCAGGCAGTAAAACGCTTTCATTCTACCAGCAAACAGGCAGCTTTGATCGCACAAAAGGCCCATGTAAAAAAATTGCTGATCGGGCACTTCAGCAGCCGCTATGATGAACTGGACGATTTTCAGAAGGAAGCCCGCGAAATTTTTCCCAATACAGACCTGGCACTGGAAGGCGTTTGCTACAGGATGCCGTGA
- a CDS encoding ATP-dependent Clp protease ATP-binding subunit, which translates to MDNNFSSQVKEIISYSREEALRLGNDFIGTEHLLLGLIREGDNTAIRILKSFSVDIFELRKEIELAIKDKTGKNIANINSLPLTKQAEKVIRVTVLEAKALKSNQVETEHLMLSILKNKENIATQILNQFDVDYDLFRQELGIVKSGGEPRAEFGEEGEEEFEEEKKYSQSRSSTSKTATKSKTPVLDNFGRDVTKLAESGNLDPIVGREKEIERVSQILSRRKKNNPILIGEPGVGKTAIVEGLALRIVQRKVSRVLFDKRVISLDLASLVAGTKYRGQFEERMKAIMNELEKNRDVILFIDEMHTIVGAGGASGSLDASNIFKPALARGELQCIGASTLDEYRMYIEKDGALDRRFQKVMVDPPSVEETIQILNNIKSKYEDFHSVTYSPEAIEACVKLSDRYITDRLLPDKAIDVMDEVGARVHLKNINVPQNIVDLEKKIEDIKEEKNKVVKSQKFEEAASLRDTEKKLAEDLEQAKAAWEEESKHKRYPIDEEAIAEVINIMTGIPVRKMVEAETEKLRKMSDDMRNMVIGQNEAISKVVKAIQRNRVGLKDPKKPIGTFIFLGPTGVGKTELARSLARYLFDSEDALIRIDMSEYMEKFTVSRLIGAPPGYVGYEEGGQLTEKVRRKPYSVILLDEIEKAHPDIYNILLQVLDDGVLTDGLGRKVDFKNTIIIMTSNIGVRQLKDFGAGVGFATSARIENEDEENKAVIEKALKRTFSPEFLNRIDDVIIFNSLTRENIFSIIDISMKGVLKRVTNLGYGLELSEEAKTFLADKGYDQQFGARPLHRAIQKYLEDPLAEEILNMHVKPGDVLLVEFDKEKDKLYFTVKNPKENPQEA; encoded by the coding sequence ATGGATAATAATTTTTCATCTCAGGTAAAAGAAATTATCTCTTACAGCAGGGAGGAAGCACTGCGGTTGGGGAATGATTTCATTGGCACGGAACATCTGCTTCTGGGATTGATCAGGGAAGGAGATAACACGGCCATACGGATCTTGAAAAGCTTTAGTGTTGATATTTTTGAATTACGGAAAGAAATTGAACTGGCAATTAAAGATAAAACCGGAAAAAATATTGCAAACATTAATAGCCTGCCGTTAACCAAACAGGCAGAAAAAGTAATAAGAGTAACAGTACTGGAAGCAAAGGCTTTAAAAAGCAACCAGGTAGAAACAGAGCATTTGATGCTTTCTATTCTGAAGAACAAGGAAAATATAGCCACTCAGATCTTAAACCAGTTTGATGTGGATTATGACCTGTTTCGCCAGGAGCTGGGTATCGTAAAATCCGGCGGGGAGCCCCGTGCCGAATTCGGCGAGGAAGGAGAGGAAGAGTTTGAAGAGGAAAAGAAATATTCCCAGTCGAGAAGCAGCACTTCAAAAACAGCTACTAAAAGCAAGACTCCGGTGCTGGATAATTTTGGGCGGGACGTAACCAAGCTGGCAGAAAGCGGCAACCTGGACCCCATTGTGGGGCGCGAAAAGGAAATAGAGCGGGTATCTCAGATCCTCAGCCGCCGTAAAAAGAATAATCCAATTCTGATCGGTGAGCCGGGGGTTGGTAAAACAGCCATTGTTGAGGGCCTGGCTTTGCGCATTGTACAGCGTAAGGTAAGCCGCGTGTTGTTTGACAAACGGGTTATTTCCTTAGACCTTGCGTCGCTGGTGGCGGGAACAAAGTACCGTGGCCAGTTTGAAGAACGCATGAAGGCCATCATGAACGAACTGGAAAAAAACAGGGATGTGATCCTGTTCATTGATGAAATGCACACTATTGTAGGTGCGGGTGGTGCCAGCGGATCGCTGGATGCCAGCAACATCTTTAAGCCGGCGCTGGCCCGTGGGGAACTGCAATGCATTGGCGCTTCCACACTGGATGAATACCGGATGTATATTGAAAAGGACGGAGCATTAGACCGCCGTTTTCAGAAGGTAATGGTGGATCCGCCAAGCGTGGAAGAAACCATCCAGATCCTGAACAATATCAAATCCAAATACGAAGATTTCCACAGTGTTACTTACAGTCCTGAAGCTATTGAGGCCTGCGTAAAGCTGAGCGACCGTTATATTACAGATCGTTTGTTGCCGGATAAGGCCATTGATGTGATGGATGAAGTGGGTGCACGGGTGCATTTGAAAAATATCAACGTGCCGCAGAACATTGTGGATCTGGAGAAGAAGATCGAGGATATTAAAGAAGAAAAAAACAAGGTTGTAAAAAGCCAGAAATTTGAAGAAGCCGCTTCCCTGCGGGATACGGAAAAGAAGCTGGCAGAAGACCTGGAACAGGCAAAGGCAGCGTGGGAAGAGGAAAGCAAGCACAAGCGTTATCCTATTGATGAGGAAGCCATTGCTGAAGTGATCAATATTATGACCGGCATCCCTGTGCGCAAAATGGTGGAAGCAGAAACCGAGAAGCTGCGTAAAATGTCTGATGATATGCGAAATATGGTTATTGGACAGAACGAAGCGATCTCCAAAGTGGTAAAAGCCATTCAGCGGAACCGTGTTGGTCTGAAAGATCCTAAAAAACCGATCGGCACCTTTATTTTCCTGGGCCCTACAGGTGTGGGTAAAACAGAGCTGGCACGCTCCCTGGCACGCTACCTGTTTGATTCAGAAGATGCGCTTATTCGGATTGACATGAGTGAGTACATGGAAAAATTCACCGTAAGCCGTTTAATTGGTGCGCCTCCGGGATATGTGGGTTATGAGGAAGGCGGTCAGCTGACAGAGAAAGTACGCCGCAAACCATATAGTGTGATCCTGTTGGATGAGATTGAAAAAGCCCACCCGGATATCTATAATATCCTGCTGCAGGTGCTGGACGACGGGGTGCTGACTGATGGACTGGGCCGCAAGGTGGATTTTAAGAATACTATTATTATAATGACCTCCAATATCGGGGTTCGTCAGTTGAAAGATTTTGGGGCTGGTGTTGGGTTTGCCACATCAGCAAGAATAGAGAATGAGGATGAGGAAAATAAAGCGGTTATTGAAAAGGCGCTGAAACGTACTTTCTCTCCTGAATTCCTGAACCGTATTGATGATGTGATCATCTTCAACAGCCTTACCAGGGAAAATATCTTCAGCATTATTGATATTTCAATGAAAGGAGTATTAAAACGTGTAACCAACCTGGGTTATGGATTGGAACTCAGTGAAGAGGCAAAAACCTTCCTTGCAGACAAGGGGTACGACCAGCAGTTTGGAGCCCGTCCGCTGCATCGTGCTATCCAGAAATACCTGGAAGATCCCCTGGCTGAGGAGATTCTGAACATGCACGTAAAACCCGGCGATGTATTGCTGGTAGAGTTTGATAAGGAAAAAGATAAGCTCTATTTTACAGTAAAGAACCCGAAGGAAAATCCGCAGGAAGCGTAA
- a CDS encoding STAS domain-containing protein, giving the protein MQVKIDTKEKFHVITPIETALTATMTDDMEAALLPFLQNDVKNVVLDLQQVQGVDTAAAAKLLQIQQKFYENNASFVSCNIQKNVNAFLADSELDDLLNIAPTESEAWDIVQMEEIERDLLDTEDIEFSETDE; this is encoded by the coding sequence ATGCAAGTCAAAATAGATACCAAAGAGAAATTTCACGTCATCACGCCAATTGAGACTGCATTAACTGCTACTATGACAGATGATATGGAGGCGGCGTTGCTTCCTTTTTTGCAAAACGATGTGAAAAATGTGGTATTAGATCTACAGCAGGTACAGGGTGTAGATACCGCCGCTGCTGCAAAGTTGCTGCAAATACAGCAAAAATTCTATGAAAATAACGCCTCCTTCGTTTCCTGCAATATACAAAAAAATGTAAACGCATTTTTGGCAGACAGCGAACTGGACGATTTGTTAAATATAGCGCCTACCGAAAGCGAAGCATGGGATATTGTGCAAATGGAGGAAATAGAGCGGGACCTGCTGGACACAGAAGATATTGAGTTCAGCGAAACTGATGAGTAA